Part of the Synechocystis sp. PCC 7509 genome is shown below.
GACCCAGCAAAAGGCGGTCGAGACGCTTACACAGCTTGCATTGTTCATTATGATGGTGAACTCGTTGTAGTAGACCAGTTTCATCAATTTGCGCCTACTTGGGGAGATGGTAAAAAAACTCAAGTAGCAGTTTCTCTTGTGGAAGATTGGATACTTGAACAACACAAAGCTTATGGTTTTGCGTCCGTTGTCCTCGACCAGTACAACAGTTCTAGTACGATTCAAAGGTTATCAGGAAGAGTCAAAATCCGAGAACTGACCTGGACAGCTTCAAGTAAAACAGAAGCTTATTCAAAACTTCGGGAACTGTTTAACGGGGGAAGTATTGAACTTTACCCGCATCCCAAAGCCAACGGGCAGATTAAAAACTTAACCGTAACTTATAGACCTAACGGCACTTGGGGCGTAAGCGGCGGCACGGGGGCGGCGGTCGATGATTACCCCTCGGCACTGGCGGGGGCGGTATTGATGGCGACGAATCGTATTAATAAGCAACAGATAATACCAGCAAAATCTTATCGAACTTGGTAGAGCTAGACTTCTGGCTTCTTTGGTAGTCTATAGCCCGCCGCCGCGAGATAGTCTTGAACGATGTTCCCAGTTTTCACGATGGGCGGTCGAACCAGTGAACCTGGCGGGTTAACGCCATAGCCACAAGCCTTGATGTACTCTTGAACAAGTTGTCTTCCTGATGGCGGCGTTTCTTGAGTCATAAATCGCGCAACCTATAAAGCTTTGAGCTTTGTTTGTTAGCTAAATTTTAGCGTAAGGTGTGGAAGTTTCAGCGCAGCCACAAGTCCGCAGGAGGTGGCGTAGTTCCCCTCTGCATTTTTTCCCTAGCGAACGCGAAGCCTTCATTGGAATTAGCAGAAAAATCTATTAGATGATCGCAGTTTAATGAACAGGTTTCCTTTAAGGGTCTGCGGCATAGTGCGAAGTCCTTACTTGTTTGTTTATAAAATCTTGAGAGACTATTTTAAAACAGCTTTGAAGCTTAGTTTTTGTAGCATAAATACTATTTACCAATGGCAACTCTATGGCAACTCTATGGGGGATTGAGCCGAGATACGTGTAAAAAGGTGCCACTTCATCGGAAATCCTTGCTAGATGGTCATTTAGTTCACTCCCAAGCTATTTTCTCTATCTCTNNNNNNNNNNNNNNNNNNNNNNNNNNNNNNNNNNNNNNNNNNNNNNNNNNNNNNNNNNNNNNNNNNNNNNNNNNNNNNNNNNNNNNNNNNNNNNNNNNNNAGGAGCAATTCTTCTCCCTATTGAAATATCCGAAAGCTATATCTAGTAAAGCTTTTAAACGAAGTGGCACCTTTTTACACGTATCTCGGCTCAATCCCTATTTCGCAGAAACCTGGCTGATGATTTGTCTATTGCCTCAAAAAGTCTGTAGTGCAATGCTAGATGGTAATTTCGTCACGCAGAAAATTATAGAGTTTTCCCTCTAGGATAAGGCTCAGTTCCGATGGGAAATAGACCCATTCATCTGCTTGATTGTCTATAGTTAGTATCCACCAAGTGGGAGTCGGAAGGTCTCATGTCTTCAGGTAAACCACTTACTCCATCACTCAAAGCCTTGAAAATGTCCACGAAAGCTTGGCGTATATAAGTAATAGTGTCAGTTTTCTCATTAGGGATACCAGCCTGTATTCTGTCCTCATAAGCCAGAAGATAGAGCTGCACATGATGTACACCTATGACTGTTGACAATTTTTGCAAGGTACTCTCAGTGGGGTTTGTACCTTTAAGACAAGCCGCCCTTAACCCTGGCTGAGTGATTCCAGTTTGCTTCGCCAGTTTGTTCATGCTCAACTCATGATCCTCCATATACTGGAGGATCAGTTGTCCTAGAGGCGAACAATCTTCTGGTTTTAGCTGTAAAACGAATTTCATGATAAAAATACTCTATAATTAATTGCTAAATACTTATAGGGTATTGAGTTAAATGGTGGAACGGGCTAGAGCCACTGCCACTACAGTAATACATCATCAGCCAGTGCGTAAAGTTTGGCGACCAAAACACTGAGCTGATGTCCAGTTAAATACAAGTGTAGGGTTTCGCCCGCCACTATATTTTAACTGTACATACCTATTTCTGGAAGACAGATGCTTAAACCTACTCCACGCAAGTTCTACAAGCGTAGGAGGCTTTTATGGCAGCGGTTTCTGCTGTCGCTCCTCAAGGTAAGCTGCCACCACTGCCAGCAGACCCCATCGGAGCGCGATTCTGTCAAATCTTTAATCATCCTTGGAAATTTATAATCGCTCCAGTACCAGAGCCAGGGGAAAGACCCACCTGGAAGACCGAGAGCGCCTACCCGCTCCAGCCCCGTAACCTATGGGATACCTATTGCGATTCTTCGCACTTACTAGGACTGCGATTCGGCAAAGAAACCCGCTACGCTCTACTAGATATAGATAGAGGCAGCCGATATCATTTTTTAAACGACCTCAAACAATTCAAATCCATCCTAGAGATTTGCGAAGGAATTGGCTTATGCCGACCCCTAGTAATCCAATCCAGCGACAGTGGTGGCATCCACATTTATTTCTTCTTGCCAGAGCCGATACCCACCTTCAAACTAGCTTGTGCAATCCGTTTTGCCCTCATTGAAGCCGGGGTATTGCTCCAACCAGGAGAAATAGAAAGTTTCCCCAACGTCAAAGCTTATGCAAAAAATTTTCCCTCCAACTACAACGCCCACCGACTACCGCTCCAAGTCGGCTCAGTGTTGCTAGACGACGATTTTGAACCACTAACTAACAACCTAGCTTGGTTTCTCGACCTAGCTGATACCGCAGCAGCCTGTCAAGACTTAACCGAACTCGCAGCCGCCATTTCCAAATCCTACCAGCGTCAAAGCCGAACCTACACCCCCAGCATATCCAACCGCGCCCAAGAGTGGAAGAGCCATTTAGAAAACCGCAGCATCCAAGGCTGGACGGGTAAAAGTCAAACCAACGAACTGCTAAAAGACTTTGCTACCTATGGAGTAGTCTGGCTAGCCTTGAAAGGTCAAGCTTTAGTAGATCACGTAGTCGCCACCGCAATTAACGCCCCAGGATACCAGCAATTTTGCTCCCACCAGCACGAAACGAGGCAGCGAGCCATCGACTGGTCTAAGGCAGCAGAAACTTACTATAGCCCGTACTGTTCCTACCCAAATAGAAACAATCCATACAAACAGACCTTTGACCCAAACCCAACTAACAACGCCGCTAACAACATAGTTGACTTTCCCAATCGAGCCAACGCCCAACGACATCAACAAACCCAAGAGCGAATCCGGCAAGTAGTAGCGTATCTAGAAGAAAAAGGCACGCTACCAGCAGCAGCCACCGCTCGTTCAACAGCGATCATCAGCGCATCCATTGCCCTGCATGGCATCGGGGTCAGCCAGACCACCCTGCATAAGCAAACTTATTTACCCCTATGGCATCCCAAACACCACGTCAAATTGGGTGTAATAACAACTCCAGAGCCAACTTCAGCAATTTCTACCCAGCTAGAAATTGAGCAAATCCCCGCTCTGACTCTAGAACCAAAATCGCTACAAACCCCACTACGACAGGGAACAGGAGAAAATTACACTCAAAAGAGCTATATGAAGGTTTTGGCTTTATCTGCGGCAGAGTATGCGCCACAGGCGCAGTCCTCTGCTCTAAATTCCGAATCAGAATTAAATTTTTCAAACCTTTCTCAAACTACGACAGATAACAATTCCAAATCAGAATTAAACTCCTTAAACTTTCCTCAAACCACAACGTACAACTTGAAATTATCTTCAAATTCTTTAAACCTCTTTCCAACCACAACGTACAACTTGAAATTATCTTCAAATTCTTTAAACCTCTTTCCAACCGAGATATATAAGAATTCCAAATCATCTTTAAATTTCGGCGCGGTCGATTTTGAGTATAAGCAACCCTTATCATTGGGGACTGCTTATGCTCCTAGGATTGAAACCACCGACTTTGAGCGAATAACTAAGCTTAGGTTGCAGGCAATCTGCCACGCTCAAAAAACAGTGAAGCGGGAAGCGCTGATTACTGGTCGAATGATTACTGGGAGTGAGCGAGCCTATAAAGAGCAAATTGCCAAAATGCAGTTTTACTGGCAGTCGGGCGAACCATCGCTGATGTCTGAGGCATGGGAGTGGGCTTTCGCCACTCCTGGAGCATTGCTGGAAGCTTTTTCTCCTGCCAACTCTTCATCAGGAAATCTTGCCTTAGAACCACCGGACGTGGCTACTACACTTAACTCCACCGAGTCAGCACCCCATCAATTACCAACTGCCGATAGTTCAGAGCGTGATTCATCATCTGCTACTGCATTAGTTGGGGAACCGCCCACAAAGCCATCGCCTACCACACCGCCATTCGACTGGCTAAATCCGCCAATTAATCGCAAGCTTCAGCCAGTCGAAATCCTGACAAGCGCAGGCAAGTGGTTAACTGGCTACTTCGTCCACAGTTGCATCGCTGTCGCCAATCTAATCGGCATTGAGCGAATGTTCACGCTGTTTGATGCCGATGGGCATATGTATCGCTTTTTGGGACAGATTCGTCCGCTCTAGCTGGGGTACAGCCGGGATAGGGATTGCTACAGGATACGTGTAAAAACCTGCAAGATAGCCCTCTAAGCTTTGCCTAGACTAGCTTTGAAAATTAGCTTCAGCCTTGGAAGCAGTCCCACAAAAAGGACAGAACCGATGCTTGAGAGAAGTAATCCTCTCTTGGCAATAGCTACAGCGCTCTCGGAGCGCAGAACCACACAAAAAGCAGTATTTAGCCCTCACCTCCATCCAGAGAGGATCTGGCGGCGTTCCAGGAGTCCAGCACGGCGCACAGAATTTGAGTTGAGAGACAGCCACAATCGGAGTGCCACGACAGACCGCCTCTAAATATTCCACCGGAACTTGCAGCGCATTTGCCAAACCACTTTTACTGTGAGAACTCAGTTTAGTTGTCAACCCGCGTTCGATTTTTCCCACGCTCTGCAAGTGAATCCCTGCGATAGCTGCCAGTTCCTTCTGGTTCAAACCGAGCATTAATCGCATTCGTTTGACATAATCACCTACCGTCTCATTAGCGTTGGGCGATTTACTACTTTGAAGAATATTCACAAAACGGTGTTTTAAAATATGTTAACTCAGAACTATACTATGGAAAGTATTATTCAACTTTACTAGGTAAACTAACTGATAAATTGTCTATCCCACTAGCTACAGTCGCTACTGAATTCTTGGAGCGTCCAGGACTCGCTCGAAGCACCGTTCAATCCTACGAACTAAGTCTCATGCCGCTACTGGGAGAATACGGCAGTTATCCAATTGAAATCTTGAGCCGTAGGGCATTAGCCGATTACCTCGACAGCTTACCCCATCTAGCTTACACGACTCATCAACGACATCAAGCAATCTTACAAGCTCTATTCAACTTCGCCGTAGAGCAAGGTTACTTGAAAGTTAACCCTATCACCCGACTTCAACGACGCAAACCCAACCCTGAAAGGGGAGAGCATTTTTCAGATCGAGTGATTCGGTATCTATCCCTATCCCAAATCACCACACTTTACCAAGTAATCGACCGTCACAGTCGGATGAAAGCTCTGGTGTACTTGCTGCATCGCACTGGTGCCAGAATTGCCGAGGTCTTAGCACTAAACTTATCAGACCTCAATCTAAAGATGCGCAAATTTCAGGTGATTGGGAAAGGTAATAAAATCCGGTGGTGTTTCTACAGTGAAGATGCAGCAACAGCATTAGAGAAATATCTAAAATACTACCGTCACCCAGAATCGGATGCCCTATTTACTGCCCAAAAACCCGTAACCAAATTAGTTACCCGCCTGAGTTATCGAACAGCACATCGAGACTGGACAAACTTGATTGAGAGCGCACCAGAACTCGATGGGATTAGGATGCACGATCTCAGGCACACCTTTGCCACCGAACGAGTTGGCTTAATGGGCATCGAGGAGCTACGTGCTTTGATGGGACATACTAACATTGCGACCACATTACGCTACCAAAAAGTTACTTCCGAACGAGCCGAGATTGTCGCTCAAGCAGCTTTAGATCGATTGCTACAAGGAGCAGAAAATAGTCAAATTTAGTTGTTAATAAATTTACTTAAAATACTGTTTGATTGGTATCTGTCATAAATTGACAGAGTATGGCTTATACTCTGCCTTGGACAACTGAGCAAAAGCCAGATCGATCTGGAATTCCCAACGGCTTTATGACCGCTATCGAACGCACGGCTTATCCTCGATTCAAATCTCAGGCAACCGTCAAGGAACTGACTGAACTTTATACTCCATCAGCATCGGAGCTAGCATTTGCCCAAACACAGGTTAAAAGTAAACGCGGGCTGCTGCGCTTGTTAGTGATGCTCAAATCATTCCAGAGGTTGGGTTATTTCCCACCGTCGGAAGCAGTCCCACCAACGGTTGCCCTTCCTATTCGGTCTTGTTTGAATCTCAGTGCCAATGTCTGTGCCATCCCGCCCGAACGTTCGCGCTACTACTATGCTGAGGCAATTCGGGCTTACTTGGGCGTTAATCCATACGACCGTAAGGCTCAAACTGCCATTGCTACGGTTATCTCGCAAGCGGCTGAGGTGATGGAGTATCCTGCTGATTTAATCAATGTCGCAGTCGAAGAATTGGTCAAAGAAAGGTATGAATTACCAGCTTTTAGTACCTTAGATCGTTTAGTCGGTCATATTCGTACCGTTGTTAATAACCGCCTGTTTGGTCGGGTCGCTACCGCTATGACTTCTGCCCAGCAAGCATTTGTAGATGATTTGGTAGCTACTTTACCCGAATCAGGATTAACCTTCAGTTTATTGAGATCGCCACCAAAAAGTGCGCGCCTGTCTCACGTTCAAGCATTACAAACTAAATTCGAGCAGATGCTCACCTGTGGGGATGTTCGCCAGTTGCTCGTTACCATCGCACCCGCTAAAGTTAAATCTTTTGCAGCTCAAGCCAAAGCCTTGTCTCTGACGGACTTGCGGGAGTTGAAACTAACCAAACGTCGCGCTCTATTAGTTTGTCTGCTTTATCGCGTCCAAGTTAAAACTCGTGACCATTTGGTGGAAATGTTTCTCAAGCGAGTGCAGAAAATGCACTCCTGCGCCAAAGACAAGCTAGTAGAGTTACGCGAGCAACATTTAGCTCAGACGGAATCGATGCTGGGAGTCCTAGCTGAAATTTTACAGACATCAGCAGGAGAAAGCGATACAGCGCTCTTGGGCGAGCGAGTCCAGTCTGGTTTTTTTTGTAAGAACCCTCGGAAAGGGGGATTAGTAAAAAAAGAGGTTTGGTGTTACCTCCTTGTAATTCTTCCTAGCAAAGCTTTTCACTTGCAAAATACATCTCAAAAACTCTACTTTTTGAGACTCACCCATATTGTGTCTCTTTTTATATCTTAAAAAGCAATCCTTAAATGCTTTAAAGAGTAATGATACTTTCCCAAACCCATAGCTCTCATTGGTTATGCGCTAATACAAGAGTAAAGTCCCATTCTAGGTTAAAATCCTTAATTACCCAAATCTAGGGTTTATACAAATAACTCCAAGTCGAAGGCTCTGTTAGTTGTTGTTGGTTTGTCGCTCCCCTAATAATTAGTAAATCTCTCGCTTGATTTGTAAACGCCGAGCCTAGGCGCTTAAGTGTCATCCCTGTGTTAAAGGATTTTTATTATGCACTACTGAACTTACAGTTTTCTCAATTCTATTTAACCTCGTTTCTGGACGTTTCGCACTATCAATCCAAAAGAGAATATTCTTCTTCAATGAATTATTAAACGCATCAAAATTCTGGTTGGCAGTCTCGTTTGCTTCTAATGCCTGCTTTAAGTCTGGCGGAATTATTAACGCTTCGATTGCATCTAAAATAGTCCACGAGCAATCTTGTTTTGCTGCATTAATCTTTGCTAGACCTACCGCCGTCATCAACCCTTGTTCTATCAGTTCTTCAATATATTGCTTATTTAATTTTGACCATACACTTTTTGGCTTTCGAGGTGTAAAGATTTGCATATAACAGTCTTCGTCTAAAGATTTTACCTTACTATCAATCCAACCAAAACATAAGGCTTCTTTGACTGCTTCGCTATATCGGACACTCGGTTTGCCGCTTTTAACTTTGTAGTAAATCAACCAGATACCAGGCAAAATGCGATGATTCTTTTCTAACCATTCCCGCCATACTTGGCGATCTTTAGCATAAACAGTTTCTAATTGTTCCTCAAATTTCGGCATCGCAGAAGATAACAAGCAGTATTAACAATAAATACAAACAGATAACCTCAATATACCTTCCCCATCAATAAACTAGGCAGATCAACGTTTCTGTTGAACCACTGCAAAACTACCAACTCTACTGCTCTGTTTGTCTAGCTTCCATGCAGTCAGCAAATGTACCCAGCGCTAAGTACCGACACCTGGAGTCAATGCAACAACTTGTTATTTTACCAAAAAGCTGTTTTTTATCCAACTGCATCCCCTAAAGTTCCAAGCTTGGCACAACTTTTTCTACCAACAAAGCGCTCCCCAGAGCCAGTTATAACATATGGAATTATCTGAACACTCTTACCTTGACGGTCCTCAAGCTTTTGGAACTCTTCGCAAGTTTTTTTAAGCCTTTGGCTGCCAACAAAACGTAAATTGTCGGCAGGAATTTCCTGCTTTTGGTAATTGCGGTATGCAGTTTTCATGCCAGAGTAATGTAGCAGAAATAAACCTAATGATTTGGGTGGTATGCTGCCAGGTAATCCCTCATATCTAATAACTCCTAGTGCATTATTTTGATTTCTGATATCCATATCTGCGTGAGGTAAACCAACAAGATTAACAAACTGTTTTTTTCTCCATAGCCCTCTAGAGACTGTAATACCTATTTCATTGATAACAACAGAAGTTGTTCCCTGATTGTAGACTTCAAATTTTAGATATTCTTCCCAAGGGTGTTGAAGTATAAGAGGACCATCATTGGCACGTTTAACAATCAAATCTAACTTTGTAGCGCCCTTAGTAAAATTTTTCCAGTTAATAATTAGTCCACCAACTGAAGCGAAGGCTCCAATAATTGCAGCGAATGCAGTTATCGATCTGAGTGGATCGCTTATTAAAGCAAACCAAAGTGTACTGAGGCTGTTTAGGAAAAAATTTACAATATTTGCCATAAATATATTTAGAGATGAAGCTTTTAATCACTAACCTACTAACCGCCCTAGTCCTGTTAGCTTACGCCCTAAGTCAGCCACTCTATGCTGCAAGTCAGCGTTCTCACCTTTAACGGCTGTGGGGTCAGTCTTCTTTAAATACTAGCGCTTTCGCGGGATCTCAGAGTGCCTGAAATAACAGAAATATCCTCGGCTAGTTGAGTGTAATACCTATGGAAATTCTGGCATTAGAACTAGACAACAAATTTATCTACGCATTCTGTTAGCGATCACAGTGTTCCGGGGAATAGTATAAAGGTTAACATCAACCAGATGAGCGCTCCGTTCAATATGGAATCTGATACAACACCATCGCCCGAAGATCGATATTGGTTGGAATATACAGACAGTTCGCCTCCCGCCCTAAGACCTGTTTACGCTACTCCTGATCCGAACCAACCTATTCTGCTGTATACAGGACATTTACAAATCACTCAGGAAATCAATCAACGCACAGTTGAAATGTATGGGCATGGAAGCGTAGAGTTTATATGGTTTCCATACCCATGTGTCAAGTTTGAATTATTGAATAATGAGTCAGCAAGTTGTTGGATAAATGTTTCAGTTGATTGTTCGCTAACCCTTGTAGAACTAGAAACCTCAGTAAAAGTGAGTGTTTCGAGATTCCACTCCCAAGACCGTGAAAATCTAATTTCAGGAATAATGAAAGAGCCACTCATTCAAGGCTCAAACGAAGACTTAGCTTACTTATTATTCCATGTAGCCAACTTTCATAACTTTATGGGGTCTTACACCACAATTCAGGATTCAGATGGATCATCTAACCGCAACAGAATTGTTTTGGAAGCAGAAAACTGGAAGCTAACTATAGATCAACTTAAACCTGCTGAAAGTGAAAGTTATGAAGAATTGTTGACTTCTCAAGGTGGATTTGCAGTAACGCACGTAGGGAAATTAGAAAAGTCTGATGGAGGAATATTTTCAGGAAGTGAGGCTAGAGCCTTCTTAGACAGTTTTGTTGCTTTTCTATCTTTTGCCAGAGGGTTCAGAGTACCTTTAATTCTTCTCTTGGGTTTTGATGCAGTGGGCAATCAAACGTGGAAATATTGGGCTTCATCAATCGGGCATTCTTGGCGAGGAGTCAATTCATGGTTTCCCACCCAAGATGCAGGGAGGCTTGCGGATGTATTTCCTGGCTTTTTACGTTGG
Proteins encoded:
- a CDS encoding helix-turn-helix domain-containing protein, with the translated sequence MKFVLQLKPEDCSPLGQLILQYMEDHELSMNKLAKQTGITQPGLRAACLKGTNPTESTLQKLSTVIGVHHVQLYLLAYEDRIQAGIPNEKTDTITYIRQAFVDIFKALSDGVSGLPEDMRPSDSHLVDTNYRQSSR
- a CDS encoding tyrosine-type recombinase/integrase: MSIPLATVATEFLERPGLARSTVQSYELSLMPLLGEYGSYPIEILSRRALADYLDSLPHLAYTTHQRHQAILQALFNFAVEQGYLKVNPITRLQRRKPNPERGEHFSDRVIRYLSLSQITTLYQVIDRHSRMKALVYLLHRTGARIAEVLALNLSDLNLKMRKFQVIGKGNKIRWCFYSEDAATALEKYLKYYRHPESDALFTAQKPVTKLVTRLSYRTAHRDWTNLIESAPELDGIRMHDLRHTFATERVGLMGIEELRALMGHTNIATTLRYQKVTSERAEIVAQAALDRLLQGAENSQI
- a CDS encoding DUF4158 domain-containing protein; protein product: MAYTLPWTTEQKPDRSGIPNGFMTAIERTAYPRFKSQATVKELTELYTPSASELAFAQTQVKSKRGLLRLLVMLKSFQRLGYFPPSEAVPPTVALPIRSCLNLSANVCAIPPERSRYYYAEAIRAYLGVNPYDRKAQTAIATVISQAAEVMEYPADLINVAVEELVKERYELPAFSTLDRLVGHIRTVVNNRLFGRVATAMTSAQQAFVDDLVATLPESGLTFSLLRSPPKSARLSHVQALQTKFEQMLTCGDVRQLLVTIAPAKVKSFAAQAKALSLTDLRELKLTKRRALLVCLLYRVQVKTRDHLVEMFLKRVQKMHSCAKDKLVELREQHLAQTESMLGVLAEILQTSAGESDTALLGERVQSGFFCKNPRKGGLVKKEVWCYLLVILPSKAFHLQNTSQKLYFLRLTHIVSLFIS
- a CDS encoding YdeI/OmpD-associated family protein, coding for MPKFEEQLETVYAKDRQVWREWLEKNHRILPGIWLIYYKVKSGKPSVRYSEAVKEALCFGWIDSKVKSLDEDCYMQIFTPRKPKSVWSKLNKQYIEELIEQGLMTAVGLAKINAAKQDCSWTILDAIEALIIPPDLKQALEANETANQNFDAFNNSLKKNILFWIDSAKRPETRLNRIEKTVSSVVHNKNPLTQG
- a CDS encoding helix-turn-helix domain-containing protein, coding for MNILQSSKSPNANETVGDYVKRMRLMLGLNQKELAAIAGIHLQSVGKIERGLTTKLSSHSKSGLANALQVPVEYLEAVCRGTPIVAVSQLKFCAPCWTPGTPPDPLWMEVRAKYCFLCGSALRERCSYCQERITSLKHRFCPFCGTASKAEANFQS